A genomic segment from Schistosoma mansoni strain Puerto Rico chromosome 5, complete genome encodes:
- a CDS encoding putative partner of ralbp-1 encodes MEQVRHGQESWAQFDDDDSSTVRKHLSAPICTSHSYFPMETSSFINQQQTINSHFPNLGLINQNLLFPSSLSQSNELFMLRNPSDPTSSPFAAIHGRSPRSTIKTARHENLNSHSEMNSSHCTDIQFHSHKLNNWSSFNQPIVQFKQQSNPTDITPLVNTAITSNTNTTNFPPNLNTSNDVYAVRNQRIVDPWAVTSDQKAYYLSQFLRLQPDISSKLSGLQSKTFFELSNLPSSELSKIWELSDLDHDGQLTLSEFCIAMHLVVYRLNGVPIPNNLPTVLLELVETNWLSTKLSSTSPTVKANTTTTATTTTANSNCTNNHELTNCTLNFTCQQNHISPVGYKSIDMPNSCQHYDNHNLSLFLSSSSPISSVPTCEVKTLTSSSSIHHVNTSLTEMIQSTNFTELKHHHHHHEPNQQQQRRWSLSSQSDVSSLLASEEGMTLFESKLNTNAQLKHPIPLRAKTLPTNAVPEMVNSMMSTTQDYSTVDHHQNDFLHAYQFPFNSYNDNKFCTAINNPMIESTPRLQPPPITIHSSPILFNSQHSDSITSPSSSVIQKAPPPPPPPRANLLLVTNIDSVHNDNMGQKCGVSLTEEKEDFVPSLTAEFNSEEMNQINEQLTTTLIKLQKDRIALKIFLERLMPLETI; translated from the exons ATGGAACAAGTACGCCATGGACAAGAGTCATGGGCTCAGTTTGATGACGATGATAGTTCTACGGTTAGAAAACATTTGTCAGCTCCCATCTGTACCTCTCACT CCTATTTCCCTATGGAAACATCATCTTTCATTAatcaacaacaaacaatcaattCACATTTTCCTAACTTGGGATTGattaatcagaatttattgtttCCTTCCTCTTTGAGTCAATCGAATGAATTATTTATGCTTAGGAATCCTTCAGATCCTACATCATCACCATTTGCTGCAATTCATGGCCGGTCGCCGAGATCAACAATT AAAACAGCCCGTCATGAGAATTTAAATAGTCATTCGGAAATGAATTCATCGCATTGCACAGATATACAATTTCACAGTCATAAATTGAATAActggtctagttttaatcaaCCAATTGTTCAATTCAAACAACAGTCCAATCCTACAGATATTACTCCGTTAGTTAATACTGCCATTACTTCTAATACAAATACTACAAATTTCCCTCCCAATTTAAATACTTCAAATGATGTTTATGCTGTAAGAAATCAACGTATCGTAGATCCATGGGCAGTTACATCTGATCAGAAAGCTTATTATTTATCACAGTTCCTCAGATTACAACCAGATATTAGTTCAAAACTCAGTGGATTACAATCGAAGACATTCTTTGAATTATCAAATTTACCATCTTCAGAATTATCAAAAATTTG GGAATTGTCTGATCTTGATCATGATGGACAATTAACATTGAGTGAATTTTGTATTGCAATGCATTTAGTTGTGTATCGATTAAATGGTGTTCCAATTCCTAATAATTTACCGACAGTTTTATTGGAATTAGTGGAAACTAATTGGTTATCTACAAAATTGTCATCAACATCACCAACTGTAAAAGCAAATACTaccactactgctactactactactgccaACAGTAATTGTACTAATAATCACGAATTAACTAACTGTACATTGAATTTTACTTGTCAACAAAATCATATCAGTCCAGTAGGATATAAATCAATAGATATGCCTAATTCATGTCAACACTATGATAATCATAATCTATCATTATTCCTATCATCTTCATCACCAATTTCATCCGTGCCAACTTGTGAAGTTAAAACATTaacgtcatcatcatcaattcATCATGTCAATACATCTCTAACTGAAATGATTCAATCTACAAATTTTACAGAAttaaaacatcatcatcatcaccatgaACCGAATCAGCAGCAACAAAGACGTTGGTCTTTATCTAGTCAAAGTGATGTTAGCAGTTTATTAGCATCAGAAGAAGGAATGACCTTATTCGAATCAAAATTAAATACAAATGCACAA TTAAAACATCCTATCCCGTTAAGAGCTAAAACATTACCAACAAATGCTGTTCCTGAGATGGTGAATTCAATGATGAGTACAACTCAAGATTATTCTACCGTAGatcatcatcaaaatgattttttgCACGCATATCAATTTCCATTTAatagttataatgataataaattttgtACTGCAATTAATAATCCAATGATTGAATCAACTCCTCGGTTACAACCACCGCCGATTACAATTCATTCATCTCCTATATTATTCAATAGTCAACATTCCGATTCAATAACATCTCCGTCGTCATCAGTAATACAGAAAGCTCCACCTCCACCACCACCGCCTAGAGCTAATTTATTACTGGTCACTAATATTGATTCTGTTCATAATGATAATATGGGACAGAAATGTGGTGTTTCACTAACTGAAGAGAAAGAG GACTTTGTTCCATCTCTTACAGCAGAATTCAACTCAGAAGAAATGAA TCAAATTAATGAACAATTAACTACAAcattaataaaattacaaaaagatAGAATAGCATTGAAAATATTTCTGGAACGTTTAATGCCATTAGAAacgatttaa